A genomic region of Rheinheimera sp. MMS21-TC3 contains the following coding sequences:
- a CDS encoding autotransporter assembly complex family protein: MFKPVALFIYLILLTLCSWPVVADSTSIKLSGVKGDLKDNIELYIKPISLQQGPSSIRLQAQLEREITTALQALGYYNSSLTFTVADTNKSNLLITIIPGEQVKIALADIQLRGEAQQDNEFLAIINKDAPKVGDALHHGRYDSLKSALNSLAIRKGYFDASFSQSKLAISPSRNEAYIHLHFDSGQRYKLGKVNFPSQQIDAKRLHSLVPFTPGTPYRASLLGKFNQDLSATGWFSSILVEADADNVNNKVIPLNVSLEPQKRNIIETGIGYSDDVGARFQLNWLKPWLNSAGHSLNSKLQVSQIEQTIEASYKIPLESVSTDFYQIQFGLKNKDNKDTQSRESNLVVERHWLLKSDWYRTVSLRWLTEDYKQADNTGNSNLIMPGLSYSRSRSNQAKTRMPTSADRLLISMEVSDPAWLSDLSFIRLRSRVGWITTVSSRHRFVARADAGAVLFEQVDNLSPSLRFFAGGVDNLRGYSYESVSPLDEDGKLIGGRYMATASLEYQYNIKNNWWLATFVDYGSAWNNTPDWKRGVGLGLRWASPVGPIRLDFAFGLDGPDGSAFQLHFSLGPEI; this comes from the coding sequence ATGTTTAAGCCTGTTGCTCTATTTATCTATTTAATTTTATTAACGCTCTGCAGTTGGCCTGTAGTGGCCGACTCAACCAGCATTAAATTAAGTGGTGTTAAAGGTGACTTAAAAGACAATATTGAATTATATATAAAACCTATTTCACTACAACAAGGCCCCAGTTCCATTCGATTACAGGCCCAATTAGAGCGTGAAATTACAACCGCCCTTCAGGCACTAGGCTATTATAACAGTAGCCTTACTTTTACTGTTGCTGATACTAATAAATCCAACTTGCTTATTACAATTATCCCAGGTGAACAAGTTAAAATTGCTCTAGCCGATATTCAATTACGTGGCGAAGCACAACAGGATAACGAGTTTTTAGCCATTATTAATAAAGATGCACCTAAAGTCGGTGATGCATTGCATCATGGCCGCTATGATAGCCTTAAATCGGCCTTAAATAGCTTAGCAATTCGTAAAGGGTATTTTGATGCTAGCTTTAGCCAAAGTAAGTTAGCTATTTCTCCCTCACGTAATGAGGCTTATATTCACTTACATTTTGATTCTGGCCAGCGTTATAAACTGGGCAAAGTGAATTTTCCTAGCCAGCAAATTGATGCCAAACGCTTGCACTCTCTTGTGCCCTTTACACCTGGTACACCTTATAGAGCAAGTTTATTAGGTAAATTTAATCAAGACTTATCTGCTACTGGCTGGTTTTCATCCATCTTAGTGGAAGCTGATGCCGATAATGTAAACAATAAAGTTATTCCATTAAATGTTAGCCTTGAGCCACAAAAGCGCAATATCATTGAAACCGGTATAGGTTATTCAGATGATGTCGGAGCCCGTTTTCAATTAAACTGGTTAAAACCTTGGTTAAATAGCGCCGGTCATAGCCTAAACAGTAAACTGCAAGTCTCGCAAATCGAACAAACTATTGAAGCTAGTTATAAAATTCCACTGGAATCAGTAAGTACCGATTTTTATCAAATTCAATTTGGTTTAAAAAATAAAGATAATAAAGACACCCAAAGTCGTGAGTCTAATTTAGTAGTTGAACGGCATTGGTTATTAAAGAGTGACTGGTATCGCACTGTGTCATTACGCTGGCTAACTGAAGACTATAAGCAAGCTGATAATACCGGTAACTCTAATTTGATTATGCCAGGTTTAAGCTACAGCCGTAGTCGCAGCAATCAAGCTAAAACTAGAATGCCTACCTCGGCTGACCGGTTGCTAATTAGCATGGAAGTTTCTGATCCTGCTTGGTTATCTGATTTAAGCTTTATCCGCTTACGCAGCCGTGTCGGTTGGATTACAACAGTATCTAGCAGGCATAGATTTGTTGCTCGTGCCGATGCTGGCGCAGTATTATTTGAGCAAGTTGATAATTTATCCCCTTCTTTACGTTTTTTTGCGGGTGGTGTCGATAATCTGCGCGGCTACTCCTACGAGTCGGTCTCTCCCCTTGATGAAGACGGTAAGTTAATAGGTGGCCGTTATATGGCAACGGCATCTTTAGAATATCAATACAATATTAAAAACAACTGGTGGCTAGCCACTTTTGTTGATTATGGTAGTGCTTGGAATAATACGCCTGACTGGAAAAGAGGGGTTGGTCTTGGCCTGCGCTGGGCTTCCCCCGTCGGCCCTATTCGTTTAGATTTCGCCTTTGGTTTAGATGGCCCAGATGGCAGTGCATTTCAATTACACTTTTCATTAGGACCAGAAATATGA
- a CDS encoding PilZ domain-containing protein — protein MLTRNDNRNYFRMMVNASVKLMINHPEVGRAIEGICRDLSASGMAVDVDEPLEMGTLINVSLESPNASVPPLDATAKVMRCSQEHEDSYQLGLAFIEMN, from the coding sequence ATGTTAACTAGAAATGATAACCGCAATTATTTTCGGATGATGGTAAATGCTAGCGTTAAGCTAATGATTAATCATCCTGAAGTAGGCCGAGCAATAGAAGGAATATGTAGAGATCTAAGCGCATCGGGTATGGCGGTAGACGTTGATGAACCACTCGAAATGGGTACTCTTATTAATGTTAGCCTTGAATCACCTAATGCAAGTGTGCCACCACTAGATGCAACGGCTAAAGTAATGCGTTGTAGTCAAGAACATGAAGACAGTTATCAGCTAGGTTTAGCTTTTATTGAAATGAATTAA
- a CDS encoding methyltransferase domain-containing protein — protein MQKSDRNFDNIAAKFSRNIYDTTKGKIRQQVLIRDLGQLAVLQQPCRILDVGAGQGQIALHLAALGHQVLLTDISAEMLAIAQKTAAKLNLTAEFQQVSLSELVLQHQQRYQIILCHAMLEWLAEPQLAIAQLKKLLAPGGIVSLMFYNKDAKRLSNIIYGNFAYVAADMQVKKKVRLSPQSPLQPNEVLSWCQEAGLKLITKTGVRCFHDYLRNPEQQQTEFEQLLALELEYNQIEPYASLGRYQHFLLQA, from the coding sequence ATGCAAAAGTCTGATCGTAATTTTGACAATATTGCAGCTAAGTTTAGCCGTAATATCTATGACACTACTAAAGGTAAAATTCGCCAGCAGGTGTTAATACGCGATCTGGGTCAGCTAGCTGTCTTGCAGCAACCTTGTCGTATTTTGGATGTAGGTGCAGGGCAGGGCCAAATAGCTTTACACCTAGCCGCTTTAGGGCACCAAGTGTTATTAACAGATATTTCTGCTGAAATGTTAGCTATAGCCCAGAAAACCGCTGCTAAATTAAATTTAACAGCAGAGTTTCAACAAGTTTCTTTATCAGAGCTAGTGCTGCAGCATCAACAGAGATATCAAATAATTTTATGCCACGCTATGTTGGAATGGTTGGCTGAGCCACAGTTAGCTATCGCCCAACTAAAGAAGCTATTAGCACCGGGCGGTATCGTATCGTTAATGTTTTATAATAAAGACGCTAAACGCTTAAGTAACATTATCTATGGTAATTTTGCTTATGTAGCTGCTGATATGCAGGTAAAAAAGAAAGTGCGGTTAAGTCCACAAAGTCCGTTACAGCCTAATGAGGTGCTTTCTTGGTGTCAGGAAGCGGGCTTAAAGTTAATTACCAAAACAGGGGTGCGTTGTTTTCATGATTATTTACGAAATCCTGAGCAGCAGCAGACTGAATTTGAGCAGCTATTAGCTTTAGAGCTAGAGTACAATCAGATTGAACCTTATGCTTCACTGGGACGCTATCAGCACTTTTTGTTACAAGCTTAA
- a CDS encoding Nif3-like dinuclear metal center hexameric protein, which translates to MFDRNQLIDFLQAELQTDRIKDYCPNGLQVEGKQYIKKIVTGVTASQALIDAAISAKADAILVHHGYFWKGEAVEITGMKKRRLQSLLQHDINLLAYHLPLDVHPTLGNNAQLGKLMQLQNIMPLPVLEPKGIVMQGNFATEQTASQVQLQLEQLLQRKVLLHQGGNSKITKVAWCTGGGQGYIEQAVTAGAQLFITGEVSEQTIHVSRELGIHFIAAGHHATERYGIKALGEYVAKHFAVEVEFIDIDNPA; encoded by the coding sequence ATGTTTGATCGAAATCAACTAATTGACTTTTTACAAGCTGAATTGCAAACCGATAGAATTAAAGATTATTGCCCAAACGGCTTACAAGTTGAAGGTAAGCAATATATTAAGAAGATTGTCACAGGGGTGACAGCAAGCCAAGCTTTGATTGATGCTGCCATAAGTGCCAAGGCCGATGCTATTTTAGTTCACCATGGATACTTTTGGAAAGGTGAAGCTGTCGAAATTACCGGCATGAAAAAGCGCCGCCTACAAAGTTTGCTACAGCATGATATTAATTTGTTGGCTTATCATTTACCGCTTGATGTGCATCCAACCTTAGGTAATAACGCTCAGCTGGGAAAATTAATGCAATTGCAAAATATTATGCCTCTGCCGGTCTTAGAGCCAAAAGGGATTGTAATGCAAGGAAATTTTGCTACAGAGCAAACAGCAAGCCAAGTCCAGCTGCAACTAGAGCAATTATTACAAAGAAAGGTATTATTGCATCAAGGTGGCAATAGTAAAATTACTAAGGTAGCTTGGTGTACAGGTGGTGGCCAAGGTTATATCGAGCAAGCAGTGACAGCAGGTGCGCAATTATTTATAACCGGCGAAGTCTCTGAGCAAACTATTCATGTTTCCCGTGAGCTAGGTATTCATTTTATTGCGGCTGGCCATCATGCAACCGAACGTTATGGTATTAAAGCTTTAGGTGAATATGTAGCAAAACATTTTGCTGTCGAAGTTGAATTTATTGACATAGATAATCCAGCCTAA
- a CDS encoding translocation/assembly module TamB domain-containing protein, which produces MNWRRGLKWLNFTLLIPFLVIALLLYVLLFTQLGLNFSVWLAKKVVPELTIASSSGYLLGELQLKNVQWQQDEHNSLALTQLDFDLQTSCLLSGKVCINQLLVDGITLQLTTAESTTEPASNNQAIFIPIPVTVKKLAITNGNILLDGHQLNWQHFSAKVDAWGAKVQLDEVEWQQVNLTPAAADLNTSTMHTSTTEPFSYQALQLEDISLPLAIYISQFTLTDFTLHTATAQHLPFLQFAIQAQKQHINLTHLQLQHPQVTAEANLQLTLKDNYPIKAKVELVLLDEPLAQQKLRINLEGDFADLTINAIATNNIQAQLDAKIALLTDNLPITAKLTAAAPNIINLDDQTKLTIKATKLNITGDLQQLQLLANTDYKLTNIPAGNLALTATVTPKNAQINKLIINGLAGKTELTAKVDWQQDLQWHSQIQFKKIDLGILLQDYPGRISGQLSHQGKLTAQGNWLLDISTLDISGAIRDLPFTLQGDLQAQGDTSLNNNLTTPTAKQLLNSVSFNSKTLSLIHGDNSIIFSGGLAKHWQLTAAIQIPDLSKSIANAKGKLNGKAIISGAKLTPTIVAAIKATDIRYQQFALDLLQLDSNIKWADSITADINLEAKQGRFQQHTLEQLTIKLQGNEQQHAADIQLLSSLGQADVELSGQLTAANIWQGKLKHATLSSIQGQWQLQQAAPIQYAISEQQVTISQHCWQQQTTRLCLDKTANISAEQGQFVLSLNQFELATLDPLLPISMTTTGKLEAKASASWQQNTAAKVTLTVKGENGSTTINDTEAINIPWQSFLLQLDSAEQLNTKLDISFTDKAKLHAMAVISDLMQTDRKVEASLNISEFSLDFLQPLFDSSSDVSAEVNSQLRFTGLLAAPELSGNFSIANIKITGKGAPTTIENGSINLTFLGETAAIEGQLDTLDGQIALTGKANWQDINDWHATMQLAGDALSLQMPNISLKVKPNLTLDITPKLTLITGVVEVPNANISIDDLPQSAVAISSDTVLLDEQGLAIERTNTAPIPIHTDIKVILSNNVKLQAFGLVTKLSGELAVRQQDKGPQIYGEVALIDGTFRSYGQDLLIRRGKLKFNGPADQPYLDIEAIRNPESTEDDVIAGIKVVGPADEPLVTIFSEPGKPQANALSYLLTGRDIGSDSGSAADALTTSLIGMSIASSSKLVGNIGAAFGINDLSLDTAGAGNNSQVTVSGHLSRDLELKYGYGIFNAIGEFTLRYRIMRRLYLESVSGLDNTVDLLYKFEFD; this is translated from the coding sequence ATGAATTGGCGTCGTGGTTTAAAGTGGTTAAATTTTACGCTACTTATACCTTTTTTAGTGATAGCATTATTATTGTATGTGCTGCTTTTTACTCAGCTAGGTTTAAATTTTTCCGTTTGGCTTGCTAAGAAGGTGGTTCCTGAATTAACCATTGCCTCAAGCTCTGGCTATTTATTAGGAGAGTTACAGCTAAAAAATGTACAATGGCAACAAGATGAGCATAATAGCCTAGCGTTAACACAACTAGACTTTGATTTGCAAACCAGCTGCTTACTCAGCGGCAAAGTATGTATTAATCAGCTACTTGTTGATGGCATAACACTACAGCTGACAACCGCAGAAAGCACTACTGAGCCTGCAAGTAACAACCAAGCTATATTTATACCCATACCAGTAACCGTTAAAAAGCTGGCCATTACTAACGGCAACATTTTATTAGATGGTCATCAACTTAATTGGCAACACTTTAGTGCTAAAGTTGATGCTTGGGGCGCTAAAGTGCAACTTGATGAAGTAGAGTGGCAGCAAGTTAATCTAACCCCAGCTGCAGCAGATTTAAACACCTCAACTATGCACACTAGTACTACCGAACCATTTAGTTACCAAGCTTTACAGTTAGAAGATATAAGCCTGCCGCTAGCAATATATATTAGCCAGTTTACCTTAACTGATTTCACCTTACACACCGCAACAGCGCAGCATCTTCCCTTTTTACAGTTTGCTATTCAGGCCCAAAAACAGCACATTAACTTGACCCATTTACAGCTACAACACCCACAAGTGACTGCTGAAGCTAATCTACAACTAACGTTAAAAGATAATTACCCTATTAAGGCAAAAGTGGAACTAGTACTGCTTGACGAGCCACTGGCTCAGCAAAAGCTGCGTATTAACCTTGAGGGAGATTTTGCTGATTTAACCATTAATGCCATTGCAACCAATAATATCCAGGCGCAATTAGACGCCAAAATTGCATTATTGACCGATAACTTACCTATAACTGCCAAGTTAACCGCTGCAGCACCTAATATTATTAATTTAGATGACCAAACTAAGCTTACAATTAAAGCTACTAAGTTAAATATCACTGGTGATTTACAGCAGCTACAACTCTTAGCAAATACCGACTATAAGCTAACCAATATACCTGCGGGTAATCTTGCCTTAACCGCCACAGTGACACCCAAGAATGCGCAAATAAATAAACTTATTATTAACGGATTAGCGGGTAAAACTGAATTAACAGCAAAGGTTGATTGGCAGCAAGATTTACAATGGCATAGTCAGATCCAGTTTAAAAAAATTGACTTAGGTATTCTGCTACAAGATTATCCTGGGCGTATTAGCGGCCAACTAAGCCATCAAGGTAAATTAACCGCACAAGGTAATTGGTTATTAGATATTTCAACCTTAGATATTAGCGGTGCTATCCGTGATTTACCTTTTACTTTACAAGGTGATCTACAGGCTCAAGGCGATACTAGCCTAAATAATAACCTCACCACGCCAACTGCAAAACAATTGCTCAATAGCGTTAGTTTTAATAGCAAAACGCTTAGTTTAATTCATGGCGATAACAGTATTATTTTTAGCGGTGGTTTAGCAAAGCACTGGCAATTAACAGCGGCAATACAGATCCCCGATTTAAGCAAGTCGATTGCCAATGCTAAGGGTAAGCTTAATGGCAAAGCTATCATATCAGGCGCTAAGCTCACCCCAACAATAGTGGCCGCTATTAAAGCGACAGATATTCGTTATCAGCAGTTTGCTTTAGATCTACTACAACTTGATAGCAACATAAAGTGGGCAGATAGCATAACAGCTGATATAAACCTAGAAGCAAAACAAGGCCGATTCCAACAGCATACTTTAGAACAATTAACCATTAAGCTACAAGGTAATGAACAGCAGCATGCTGCAGATATTCAATTACTTAGCAGCCTTGGTCAAGCAGATGTCGAGCTATCAGGCCAGCTAACAGCCGCTAATATATGGCAAGGCAAATTAAAGCACGCCACCTTAAGTAGCATTCAAGGTCAGTGGCAATTACAGCAAGCTGCCCCTATTCAATATGCTATTTCAGAGCAACAAGTCACTATTTCCCAGCATTGCTGGCAACAGCAAACAACCCGCTTATGTTTAGACAAGACGGCCAACATTAGCGCTGAACAAGGCCAATTTGTACTATCTTTAAATCAATTTGAACTAGCCACATTAGATCCCTTACTACCTATTAGCATGACAACCACCGGCAAATTAGAAGCAAAAGCCAGTGCTAGTTGGCAGCAAAACACTGCCGCTAAAGTAACCTTAACCGTAAAAGGTGAAAATGGCAGCACCACCATCAATGATACCGAGGCTATTAATATACCTTGGCAAAGTTTTTTACTGCAACTCGATAGCGCTGAGCAATTAAATACTAAGCTAGATATCAGCTTCACCGATAAAGCTAAACTGCACGCTATGGCGGTTATTTCCGATCTAATGCAAACCGATCGTAAAGTTGAAGCTTCACTTAATATCAGCGAGTTTAGCTTAGACTTTTTACAACCACTATTTGATAGCAGCAGCGATGTTAGTGCAGAAGTGAATAGCCAATTGCGTTTTACTGGTTTATTGGCTGCACCTGAATTAAGTGGTAATTTTAGTATTGCTAATATTAAAATTACTGGCAAAGGTGCGCCAACAACCATTGAGAACGGTTCTATTAATTTAACTTTTCTTGGTGAAACAGCAGCCATTGAAGGCCAGCTTGATACCCTTGATGGCCAAATAGCATTAACCGGCAAAGCTAACTGGCAAGATATAAACGACTGGCATGCGACTATGCAGCTAGCAGGCGATGCGCTTAGCCTACAAATGCCTAATATTAGCTTAAAAGTAAAACCAAACCTGACTTTAGATATTACGCCTAAATTAACTCTTATTACTGGTGTGGTTGAAGTACCCAACGCCAATATCAGTATTGACGACTTACCACAAAGTGCTGTGGCTATTTCTAGTGACACTGTGCTACTTGACGAACAAGGCTTAGCTATAGAGCGTACTAATACCGCGCCTATCCCTATTCACACTGACATAAAAGTCATATTAAGCAATAATGTGAAATTACAAGCCTTTGGCTTAGTGACTAAACTATCCGGTGAACTCGCAGTAAGACAACAAGACAAAGGGCCACAAATTTATGGTGAAGTGGCATTAATTGACGGTACTTTTCGCTCTTATGGCCAAGATTTATTAATTAGACGTGGCAAGTTAAAATTTAATGGCCCAGCCGATCAGCCCTATTTAGATATTGAAGCAATCAGAAATCCAGAGAGTACCGAAGATGATGTGATCGCTGGGATTAAAGTTGTAGGACCAGCCGATGAGCCTCTAGTGACTATCTTCTCTGAGCCAGGCAAACCACAAGCTAACGCTTTATCTTATTTACTGACAGGCCGAGATATTGGCAGTGACTCGGGTAGCGCAGCTGATGCGCTGACTACAAGTTTAATCGGAATGAGCATCGCCTCTAGCAGTAAATTGGTTGGTAATATTGGCGCCGCCTTTGGTATTAATGATTTAAGCTTAGATACAGCAGGTGCCGGAAATAATTCACAAGTAACAGTTAGCGGCCATTTATCTCGCGATTTAGAGTTAAAGTATGGTTATGGCATCTTTAATGCCATTGGCGAATTTACCCTACGCTATCGTATTATGCGTCGGCTATACCTTGAATCCGTTTCAGGCTTAGATAATACCGTAGATTTATTATATAAGTTTGAATTCGACTAA